From the genome of Naumannella halotolerans, one region includes:
- the ruvB gene encoding Holliday junction branch migration DNA helicase RuvB, whose protein sequence is MVDAHAQPDEAAAEAALRPHTLAEFRGQPRVAEQLGLVLAAARNRAHVPDHVLLSGPPGLGKTTLAGIIANELGVPLRISSGPAIQHAGDLAAILSGLAEGEVFFLDEIHRMSRAAEEMLYLAMEDFRVDVIVGKGPGATAIPLQIPRFTMVGATTRAGLLPGPLRDRFGFTAQLDFYAPEALTEIVVTSARRLGVGLDPDAAAEIAGRSRGTPRIANRLLRRVRDYAAVKADGHITRELARAALKLYEVDERGLDRLDRRVLESLCTRFGGGPVGLSTLAISVGEEAETVEEVAEPFLVREGFLMRTPRGRAATPAGWAHLGLTPPSASPSPAAGAPSLFDGED, encoded by the coding sequence ATGGTCGATGCCCACGCCCAGCCCGACGAGGCAGCCGCCGAGGCGGCTCTGCGACCGCACACGCTGGCGGAGTTCCGCGGGCAGCCGCGGGTGGCAGAACAGCTCGGGTTGGTCCTCGCCGCGGCCAGGAACCGGGCCCACGTACCCGATCACGTGTTGCTGTCCGGGCCACCCGGACTGGGCAAGACCACCCTGGCCGGGATCATCGCCAACGAACTCGGGGTGCCGCTGCGGATCTCCTCGGGCCCGGCGATCCAGCACGCCGGTGACCTGGCGGCGATCCTGTCCGGCCTGGCCGAGGGGGAGGTCTTCTTCCTCGACGAGATCCACCGGATGTCGCGGGCCGCGGAGGAGATGCTCTACCTGGCGATGGAGGACTTCCGGGTGGACGTGATCGTCGGCAAGGGGCCGGGGGCGACCGCCATCCCGTTGCAGATCCCGCGTTTCACCATGGTCGGTGCGACCACTCGCGCCGGGCTGCTGCCCGGTCCGTTGCGGGACCGCTTCGGTTTCACCGCGCAGCTGGACTTCTACGCACCCGAGGCGCTGACCGAGATCGTCGTCACCTCCGCCCGCCGCCTGGGTGTCGGTCTGGATCCTGATGCGGCCGCCGAGATCGCCGGACGTTCCCGGGGCACCCCCCGGATCGCCAACCGGCTGCTGCGTCGGGTACGTGACTACGCCGCGGTGAAGGCCGATGGGCACATCACCCGCGAACTCGCCCGGGCGGCCCTGAAACTGTACGAGGTCGACGAACGCGGCCTCGACCGCCTCGACCGACGGGTCCTGGAATCACTGTGCACCCGCTTCGGCGGCGGACCGGTCGGCCTGTCGACCCTGGCCATCTCCGTCGGCGAGGAGGCCGAGACGGTCGAAGAGGTGGCAGAGCCGTTCCTGGTCCGCGAGGGGTTCTTGATGCGTACCCCCCGAGGGCGCGCAGCCACCCCCGCCGGCTGGGCCCACCTGGGGTTGACCCCGCCGTCGGCATCGCCCTCGCCGGCAGCCGGCGCGCCGAGCCTGTTCGACGGTGAGGATTAG
- the ruvA gene encoding Holliday junction branch migration protein RuvA produces the protein MIAQVRGTVVTVGMTSAVIDVNGFGMAVLVTPATASGLRIGTEVTLATSLVVREDSMTLYGFADAAGRDLFELLITANGVGPKLAQAALAVHGPDDLRLAIAEADLAALTKVPGIGRKGAEKISLELRDKVGPPIRTGQSVASEPVDTWRDQVMLGLQGLGWSAKDAEAACDRVAEDATGTESVAELMRAALQTLARK, from the coding sequence GTGATAGCCCAGGTACGGGGAACCGTCGTCACCGTCGGCATGACCAGCGCCGTGATCGACGTCAACGGCTTCGGGATGGCGGTCCTGGTCACCCCGGCCACCGCCAGCGGGCTGCGGATCGGCACCGAGGTCACCCTGGCCACCTCCCTGGTGGTCCGAGAGGATTCGATGACCCTCTACGGATTCGCCGACGCCGCCGGGCGGGACCTCTTCGAGCTGCTGATCACCGCCAACGGCGTCGGCCCGAAACTGGCCCAGGCCGCTCTGGCCGTGCACGGACCGGACGACCTCCGGTTGGCCATCGCCGAAGCCGATCTCGCAGCATTGACCAAGGTGCCGGGGATCGGCAGGAAGGGGGCGGAGAAGATCTCCCTCGAACTGCGGGACAAGGTCGGGCCGCCGATCCGTACCGGACAATCGGTCGCATCCGAACCCGTCGACACCTGGCGCGACCAGGTGATGCTCGGGCTGCAGGGCCTCGGCTGGTCGGCGAAGGACGCCGAAGCCGCCTGCGACCGGGTCGCCGAGGACGCCACCGGCACCGAGTCGGTGGCCGAGCTGATGCGCGCGGCACTGCAGACCCTGGCACGCAAGTGA
- the ruvC gene encoding crossover junction endodeoxyribonuclease RuvC yields MGIDPGLTRCGLGVVEGGLGRPPRLVAVGVARTAAELPPARRLVQIEAALEEWIIEYRPEKVAVERVFAQHNVQTVVGTAQAAGVAMLVAARKGLPVELHTPSEVKAAITGSGRADKKQVGQMVTRILQLDAAPKPADAADALALAICHIWRGGAASRYAEAAAAGPGTNGYAQAVAEARRRQNPLSRTDRGVQ; encoded by the coding sequence CTGGGGATCGATCCCGGTCTGACCCGCTGCGGGCTCGGCGTGGTCGAGGGCGGCCTCGGCCGGCCGCCGCGGCTGGTGGCGGTCGGTGTCGCCCGTACCGCCGCCGAACTACCCCCGGCCCGCCGGCTGGTGCAGATCGAGGCGGCACTGGAGGAATGGATCATCGAGTACCGCCCGGAGAAGGTCGCCGTGGAGCGGGTGTTCGCCCAGCACAATGTGCAGACCGTCGTCGGGACCGCGCAGGCCGCCGGGGTGGCGATGCTGGTGGCGGCACGCAAGGGCCTGCCGGTGGAGCTGCACACCCCGAGTGAGGTGAAGGCGGCGATCACCGGTTCCGGCCGGGCGGACAAGAAGCAGGTGGGGCAGATGGTGACCCGGATCCTGCAGCTCGACGCAGCCCCGAAGCCGGCCGATGCCGCCGATGCGCTGGCACTGGCGATCTGCCACATCTGGCGTGGCGGGGCAGCCAGTCGCTATGCCGAAGCTGCTGCTGCAGGTCCCGGCACCAACGGTTACGCCCAGGCCGTGGCCGAGGCCCGGCGGCGGCAGAACCCGTTGAGCAGAACCGATCGAGGAGTCCAGTGA
- a CDS encoding YebC/PmpR family DNA-binding transcriptional regulator translates to MSGHSKWATTKHKKAAIDAKRGKLFAKLIKNVEVAARLGGPDPAGNPTLYDAIQKAKKSSVPNDNIDRAVKRGGGLDGGGADYETIMYEAYGPAGIALLIECLTDNRNRSASDVKVAVTRNGGTMADVGSTSRIFQRKGVVVLEKKQGEKTLTEDDLLEATLEAGPEEVNDLGEVFEIISGPNELVEVRKAIQAAGYDYESAEVGFVPDYTQDVDAEGAAKLEKIVDALEDSDDVQNVFTNADVPDEELADA, encoded by the coding sequence ATGAGTGGACATTCCAAATGGGCGACGACCAAGCACAAGAAGGCGGCCATCGACGCCAAGCGCGGCAAGCTCTTCGCCAAGCTGATCAAGAACGTCGAGGTCGCGGCACGGCTCGGTGGGCCCGACCCGGCCGGCAACCCGACGCTGTACGACGCCATCCAGAAGGCGAAGAAGTCCAGCGTGCCGAACGACAACATCGACCGCGCGGTGAAGCGCGGCGGTGGTCTGGACGGCGGCGGTGCGGACTACGAGACGATCATGTACGAGGCCTACGGCCCGGCCGGTATCGCGCTGCTGATCGAGTGCCTGACCGACAACCGGAACCGTTCGGCCTCGGATGTGAAGGTCGCGGTCACCCGCAACGGCGGCACCATGGCCGATGTCGGCTCGACCTCGCGGATCTTCCAGCGCAAGGGTGTGGTGGTGCTGGAGAAGAAGCAGGGGGAGAAGACGCTCACCGAGGACGATCTGCTGGAGGCCACCTTGGAGGCCGGCCCGGAGGAGGTGAACGACCTGGGTGAGGTGTTCGAGATCATCTCCGGCCCGAACGAACTGGTCGAGGTACGCAAGGCGATCCAGGCCGCCGGTTACGACTACGAGTCGGCCGAGGTGGGGTTCGTACCCGACTACACCCAGGACGTCGACGCCGAGGGTGCCGCGAAGCTGGAGAAGATCGTCGACGCGTTGGAGGATTCCGACGACGTGCAGAACGTGTTCACCAATGCCGATGTACCGGATGAGGAACTGGCCGACGCCTGA
- a CDS encoding GNAT family N-acetyltransferase codes for MIPELTDTALDWRPLRASDLEPLAELIEAAEHLDDTAERHDLGQLRRTFVESATDPAEHAVVGWEGDSAIVYGWNHPRFENGRARVALAGVVHPGWRYDKLGRAIFAWQLSRAHAWYYSEGRDAGLSLEAYSDDHLGSRRRLYERNGFTPTRWLSDLHRDLTELDRLPDAVPPPVTLVPFRTELSEQVRLVHHAAFAHQWGAGPIPPEEWERSLRREAARPEWSWVALAGPQVVGYALNSLAPGGGRDGYAEGWTDRIGVHPDWRGSGIARALLRRSLDSFAEAGLDGAGLGADSTEQRLTLYESLGYRPSDTVIQYGRDAVSPRRARHTGS; via the coding sequence GTGATCCCTGAACTGACCGACACGGCACTGGACTGGCGCCCATTGCGGGCCTCCGATCTGGAGCCTCTGGCCGAGTTGATCGAAGCCGCCGAGCATCTCGACGACACCGCCGAACGCCACGATCTCGGCCAACTCCGCCGGACCTTCGTCGAGTCCGCGACCGATCCCGCCGAGCATGCGGTGGTCGGCTGGGAGGGTGACTCGGCGATCGTCTACGGCTGGAACCATCCGCGGTTCGAGAACGGCCGGGCACGGGTCGCCCTGGCCGGGGTGGTGCATCCGGGCTGGCGCTACGACAAGCTGGGGCGGGCGATCTTCGCCTGGCAGTTGTCGCGGGCCCATGCCTGGTACTACTCCGAAGGGCGTGACGCCGGGCTCAGCCTGGAGGCCTACAGCGACGATCATCTGGGCAGCCGCCGCAGACTCTACGAACGCAACGGCTTCACCCCGACCCGCTGGCTCAGTGATCTGCACCGGGACCTGACCGAGTTGGACCGGCTCCCCGATGCGGTGCCGCCGCCGGTGACCCTCGTACCGTTCCGCACCGAACTGAGCGAACAGGTACGCCTGGTGCACCATGCGGCGTTCGCCCACCAATGGGGCGCCGGCCCGATCCCGCCGGAGGAGTGGGAGCGTTCGCTGCGCCGCGAGGCCGCCCGGCCCGAGTGGTCCTGGGTCGCCCTGGCCGGCCCGCAGGTGGTGGGTTATGCGTTGAACTCCCTGGCCCCCGGTGGTGGCCGCGACGGTTATGCCGAGGGGTGGACCGACCGGATCGGCGTCCATCCGGACTGGCGGGGCAGCGGTATCGCCCGGGCCCTGTTGCGGCGCAGCCTGGATTCCTTCGCCGAGGCGGGTCTGGACGGAGCGGGACTCGGCGCCGACAGCACCGAGCAGCGGCTGACGCTGTACGAATCGCTGGGTTATCGGCCCAGTGACACCGTCATCCAGTACGGCCGCGACGCCGTCTCGCCGCGCCGTGCACGGCATACGGGCAGCTGA
- a CDS encoding HAD-IB family phosphatase — protein MTSYAPADSFGKGAITPAAVLDGRLSELLAGKKIVMTGVTGFIGELLLWKILSSLPDTKVAVLVRRKGKRDAATRVRALLQKQIFAEVREAAATEAEPDGVAVLMAERVQVVEGDLPEVPALPSDLDIVLHCAGDVSFDPPIDKAFLTNVLGTKALIERTVEACSTDGELTRIPHYVHVSTAYTAGRRRGAIPEAAHDHDVDYRAETQQALAMSETIEKQSRTPEQLAELRRAAEREHRKAGYLTTSRDTERRRLEWVNEQLVEAGTERARSLGWTDVYTFAKAMAERTVEDLGSKIKVSIVRPAIVESALSQPYPGWIEGFKMAEPLIMAYGKGQMPEFSASPDSVIDIIPVDLVVNATLAVCATDPEVGVPEYFHLNSGARNPLTYARLYQIIRGYFLEHPFEINGKHPELPEWTFPGAEAVERRLHWYRTGIDAARRGLVLLPRSKQVRGWARKVDKASRQADFLQRYLVLYGEYLQSELHFVDDRTLSLHQSLDPADAPEWGFDSATFTWPYYMAEVHAPSVTGPVRRGEHRRRRQESVAKGTAPLPSADDVLAAFDLDGTVLSTNVVETYLWARMPELSAAGRLGELAGLVRRLPAYLSAESRDRGTFLRSFYRRYAGAELAALEKLVDTELDAQILSRISPDALARVEEHRAAGHTTVLLTGAVRPLTRPLRRWFDVIVAADLETDDKGICTGFLTGPPMVGESRGAWLRHYAQLHGLDLERSYAYADSHADEPMLTAVGRPVAVSPDLGLLRAADAQGWPVVEWNRAKPGQEPAEVRDLTAGTSSRGDDPSISVWR, from the coding sequence ATGACCTCGTACGCACCCGCCGACAGTTTCGGCAAGGGCGCCATCACGCCCGCAGCGGTCCTGGACGGCCGCCTGTCGGAGCTGTTGGCCGGCAAGAAGATCGTGATGACCGGGGTCACCGGATTCATCGGCGAGCTGCTGTTGTGGAAGATCCTCTCCTCGCTGCCCGACACCAAGGTGGCCGTGCTGGTCCGGCGCAAGGGCAAGCGGGACGCCGCGACGCGGGTCCGGGCACTGCTGCAGAAGCAGATCTTCGCCGAGGTCCGCGAGGCCGCGGCGACCGAGGCCGAACCCGACGGTGTGGCGGTGCTGATGGCCGAGCGGGTGCAGGTCGTCGAGGGCGATCTGCCCGAGGTGCCGGCGCTGCCGAGCGACCTGGACATCGTGCTGCACTGTGCCGGTGATGTGTCCTTCGATCCGCCGATCGACAAGGCCTTCCTGACCAATGTGCTCGGAACCAAGGCGCTGATCGAACGTACCGTCGAGGCCTGCTCGACCGACGGTGAGCTGACCCGGATCCCGCACTACGTGCACGTCTCCACCGCCTACACCGCCGGCCGGCGGCGCGGGGCGATCCCCGAGGCCGCCCACGACCACGATGTCGACTACCGCGCCGAGACCCAGCAGGCGCTGGCGATGAGCGAGACCATCGAGAAGCAGTCCCGTACCCCCGAACAGCTCGCCGAACTGCGCCGGGCCGCGGAGCGGGAACACCGCAAGGCCGGTTACCTGACCACCTCCCGCGACACCGAGCGGCGCCGCCTGGAATGGGTCAACGAGCAACTGGTCGAAGCCGGTACCGAGCGGGCCCGCTCGCTGGGCTGGACCGATGTCTACACCTTCGCCAAGGCGATGGCCGAGCGGACCGTGGAGGACCTCGGGTCGAAGATCAAGGTCAGCATCGTCCGGCCGGCGATCGTGGAGTCGGCGCTGAGCCAGCCGTACCCCGGCTGGATCGAGGGCTTCAAGATGGCCGAACCGTTGATCATGGCCTACGGCAAGGGGCAGATGCCGGAGTTCTCCGCCTCGCCCGATTCGGTGATCGACATCATCCCGGTCGACCTGGTGGTCAATGCCACCCTGGCCGTCTGCGCCACCGATCCCGAGGTCGGGGTCCCGGAGTACTTCCACCTCAACTCCGGCGCCCGGAACCCGCTCACCTACGCCCGGCTGTACCAGATCATCCGCGGTTACTTCCTGGAACATCCGTTCGAGATCAACGGCAAGCACCCCGAGCTGCCCGAATGGACCTTCCCCGGTGCCGAGGCCGTCGAACGGCGGCTGCACTGGTACCGCACCGGGATCGACGCCGCCCGCCGCGGGCTGGTCCTGCTGCCGCGGTCCAAGCAGGTACGGGGGTGGGCGCGGAAGGTGGACAAGGCCTCCCGGCAGGCCGACTTCCTGCAGCGCTACCTGGTCCTCTACGGCGAGTACCTGCAGTCCGAACTGCACTTCGTCGACGACCGCACCCTGTCCCTGCACCAGTCGCTGGACCCGGCCGACGCGCCGGAGTGGGGATTCGACTCCGCCACCTTCACCTGGCCGTACTACATGGCCGAGGTGCATGCCCCGAGCGTCACCGGCCCGGTCCGTCGCGGTGAGCACCGCCGCCGACGCCAGGAGAGCGTGGCCAAGGGCACCGCACCGCTGCCCAGTGCCGACGACGTGCTGGCCGCCTTCGACCTGGACGGCACCGTGTTGTCGACGAATGTGGTCGAGACCTACCTGTGGGCGCGGATGCCGGAGCTGAGCGCGGCCGGCAGGCTGGGCGAACTGGCCGGGCTGGTCCGCAGACTTCCGGCGTACCTGAGTGCGGAGAGTCGGGACCGCGGAACCTTCCTGCGCAGCTTCTACCGCCGCTACGCCGGTGCCGAACTGGCGGCGCTGGAGAAGCTGGTGGACACCGAGCTGGATGCGCAGATCCTTTCCCGGATCTCCCCCGATGCGCTGGCCCGGGTGGAGGAGCATCGGGCCGCCGGGCACACCACGGTGCTGCTGACCGGTGCCGTCCGGCCACTCACCCGGCCATTGCGCCGGTGGTTCGACGTGATCGTCGCCGCCGATTTGGAGACCGACGACAAGGGCATCTGCACCGGGTTCCTGACCGGTCCGCCGATGGTCGGGGAATCGCGCGGCGCCTGGCTGCGGCACTATGCCCAGCTGCACGGCCTCGACCTCGAACGCAGCTACGCCTATGCCGACTCCCACGCCGACGAGCCGATGCTGACCGCGGTCGGCCGGCCGGTGGCGGTCAGTCCCGACCTCGGTCTGTTGCGGGCCGCCGATGCCCAGGGATGGCCGGTGGTCGAATGGAACCGGGCCAAGCCGGGGCAGGAGCCGGCCGAGGTCCGCGACCTGACAGCCGGGACATCGTCGCGCGGTGACGACCCGAGCATCTCGGTCTGGCGCTGA
- the priA gene encoding bifunctional 1-(5-phosphoribosyl)-5-((5-phosphoribosylamino)methylideneamino)imidazole-4-carboxamide isomerase/phosphoribosylanthranilate isomerase PriA, whose product MLELELLPAVDVKGGQAVQLVQGVDGTEKIFGDPLAAAKRWADAGARWLHLVDLDAAFGHGANTEILSEVAAAMPLQVELSGGIRDDASLERALATGCRRVNIGTAALENPEWCERIIAEHGDRIAIGLDVRNETLAARGWTRDGGDVYETLARMTDAGCERFVVTDVNSDGMLSGPNYELLGNICARTDAAVVASGGISTLEDLRQLRGLVPIGVEGAIVGTALYVGNFSLTDALAVCRGEDPTSPHEPAGTDPADHDQARDIPGEGEPRR is encoded by the coding sequence GTGCTCGAACTCGAACTGCTGCCGGCGGTCGACGTCAAGGGCGGCCAGGCCGTACAGCTCGTCCAAGGCGTCGACGGCACCGAGAAGATCTTCGGCGACCCCCTCGCCGCGGCCAAGCGCTGGGCCGACGCCGGTGCCCGGTGGCTGCATCTGGTCGACCTCGATGCGGCATTCGGCCACGGTGCGAACACCGAGATCCTCTCCGAGGTGGCGGCCGCGATGCCGCTGCAGGTCGAGCTGTCCGGTGGCATCCGCGACGACGCCAGCCTGGAGCGGGCGCTGGCCACCGGCTGCCGGCGGGTGAACATCGGTACGGCCGCGCTGGAGAATCCCGAATGGTGCGAGCGGATCATCGCCGAACACGGTGACCGGATCGCGATCGGCCTGGACGTCCGCAACGAGACCCTCGCCGCCCGCGGCTGGACCCGTGACGGCGGAGACGTCTACGAGACCCTGGCCCGGATGACCGACGCCGGCTGCGAGCGATTCGTGGTCACCGATGTGAACTCCGATGGAATGCTCAGCGGCCCGAACTACGAACTGCTGGGCAACATCTGCGCCCGGACCGATGCGGCCGTGGTCGCCAGCGGCGGCATCTCCACCCTGGAGGACCTGCGGCAGCTGCGGGGACTGGTGCCGATCGGCGTCGAGGGAGCCATCGTCGGTACCGCCCTCTACGTCGGCAACTTCTCCCTCACCGACGCGCTGGCCGTCTGCCGCGGTGAGGACCCGACTTCACCCCACGAACCGGCCGGAACCGACCCGGCCGATCACGATCAGGCCCGGGACATCCCGGGTGAAGGAGAACCCCGCCGATGA
- the hisH gene encoding imidazole glycerol phosphate synthase subunit HisH → MTSESVSPPGFSLRRGPRVALLDYGSGNLHSASRALASVGARVEITADQQVIAAADGLVVPGVGAFAACMDGLVNVDGPSLIADALADGRPVLGICVGHQVLFSSGVEHRVASTGCQLYPGLVEKLHAPRLPHIGWNTVEAGPGSRLFDGVADEFFYFVHSYAVRDASGLPADAIVTWAEVGGDRFVAAVEWNGLSSTQFHPEKSGEAGGRLLRNWLDGFDKRF, encoded by the coding sequence GTGACCTCGGAGTCGGTCAGCCCGCCCGGTTTCAGCCTGCGGCGTGGGCCGCGGGTCGCCCTGTTGGACTACGGCTCGGGCAATCTGCACTCGGCCTCCCGGGCCCTGGCCAGTGTCGGCGCGCGGGTGGAGATCACCGCCGATCAGCAGGTGATCGCCGCAGCCGACGGCCTGGTGGTTCCCGGGGTCGGCGCCTTTGCCGCGTGCATGGACGGACTGGTGAACGTCGACGGCCCGTCGCTGATCGCCGATGCGCTGGCCGACGGCCGACCCGTCCTGGGCATCTGCGTCGGCCACCAGGTGCTGTTCTCCAGCGGGGTGGAGCACCGGGTGGCCAGCACCGGCTGCCAGCTCTACCCCGGACTGGTGGAGAAGCTGCACGCTCCGCGGTTGCCGCACATCGGCTGGAACACCGTCGAGGCCGGGCCGGGGAGCCGCCTGTTCGACGGCGTCGCCGACGAGTTCTTCTACTTCGTCCACTCCTACGCGGTACGCGATGCGAGCGGCCTGCCGGCCGATGCGATCGTCACCTGGGCCGAGGTCGGTGGTGACCGGTTCGTCGCCGCCGTGGAGTGGAACGGCCTGTCCAGCACCCAGTTCCATCCCGAGAAGTCCGGCGAGGCCGGGGGACGGCTGTTGCGGAACTGGCTGGACGGCTTCGACAAGCGGTTCTGA
- the hisB gene encoding imidazoleglycerol-phosphate dehydratase HisB codes for MTRTAQLTRETAESTVRVRLDLDGTGSTSISTGVPFYDHMLTALGKHSLIDLQVETIGDVEIDAHHSVEDTAIVIGQALGSALGDKAGIRRFGEATVPLDEALAHCVVDVSGRPYSVISGEPEGQAYALIGGGRGTVPYAGSLTAHVVESLAFHAGICVHLRLLAGRDPHHIVESQFKALARALRAAVEPDPRVDGVPSTKGAL; via the coding sequence ATGACCCGAACCGCGCAGCTCACCCGAGAGACCGCCGAGTCGACGGTCCGGGTACGGCTCGACCTCGACGGCACCGGCAGCACCTCGATCTCCACCGGGGTGCCGTTCTACGACCACATGCTGACCGCGCTCGGCAAGCACTCGCTGATCGACCTGCAGGTGGAGACGATCGGCGACGTGGAGATCGACGCCCATCACAGTGTCGAGGACACCGCGATCGTGATCGGCCAGGCCTTGGGCAGCGCGCTGGGGGACAAAGCCGGGATCCGTCGATTCGGCGAGGCCACCGTGCCACTGGACGAGGCACTGGCCCATTGCGTGGTCGACGTCTCCGGTCGCCCCTACAGCGTGATCTCCGGTGAGCCCGAGGGGCAGGCCTATGCGCTGATCGGCGGAGGCCGCGGAACCGTACCGTACGCCGGTTCGCTGACCGCCCATGTGGTCGAGTCGCTGGCCTTCCACGCCGGGATCTGTGTGCACCTGCGGCTGCTCGCCGGCCGCGACCCGCACCACATCGTGGAGTCCCAGTTCAAGGCACTGGCCCGCGCCCTGCGCGCCGCGGTGGAGCCCGATCCGCGCGTCGACGGTGTGCCGAGCACCAAGGGCGCCCTGTGA
- a CDS encoding histidinol-phosphate transaminase, which produces MSTPKQTQPATDRTVKEPTLGLADLPLRPELQGAEPYGAPQLDVAIRLNVNENPYPAPAAMSAELGEAAAAEAAHLNRYPDREARALRADLANYLNRTNPGIVPLNADNIWVANGSNEVMTHLLQAFGGPGRSLLLFPPTYSMYPEYARNTHTGVVTAPRAADFSIDLEAARQAIAAEQPAVVMIASPNNPTGTATDPEVLAALVEAAPGMVIVDEAYAEFARQGTPSALELLADHPRLVVTRTMSKAFGFAGGRLGYLAASPAVVDACRIVRLPYHLSALSQLAARVALRHTDALLEKVDALRSERDRLTDWLRGRGYEVAESDANFVYFGTFDDRHAVFSGLLERGVLIRETGPDRWLRVSAGTAEEMAGFRQAMDSVARDLGLPQAVAADQTNAQEASR; this is translated from the coding sequence ATGAGCACGCCGAAGCAGACCCAGCCCGCCACCGACCGCACCGTGAAGGAGCCGACCCTCGGGCTGGCCGACCTGCCGCTGCGCCCGGAACTGCAGGGCGCCGAACCCTACGGTGCACCGCAACTCGACGTGGCCATCCGGTTGAACGTGAACGAGAACCCCTACCCGGCGCCGGCCGCGATGAGCGCCGAGCTGGGGGAGGCAGCCGCTGCCGAGGCTGCGCACCTGAACCGCTATCCCGACCGGGAGGCACGAGCCCTGCGCGCTGACCTGGCGAACTACCTCAACCGCACCAACCCCGGGATCGTTCCGCTGAACGCCGACAACATCTGGGTGGCCAACGGCAGCAACGAGGTGATGACCCACCTGCTGCAGGCCTTCGGCGGCCCGGGACGCAGCCTGCTGCTGTTCCCGCCGACCTATTCGATGTATCCCGAGTACGCACGCAACACCCACACCGGTGTGGTCACCGCGCCCCGGGCAGCCGACTTCAGCATCGACCTCGAGGCCGCCAGGCAGGCGATCGCGGCTGAACAACCCGCGGTGGTGATGATCGCCTCGCCGAACAACCCGACCGGAACCGCGACCGATCCCGAGGTCCTGGCCGCCCTGGTGGAGGCCGCGCCCGGCATGGTGATCGTCGACGAGGCCTATGCCGAGTTCGCCCGCCAGGGTACGCCGTCTGCGCTGGAACTGCTGGCCGACCACCCGCGACTGGTGGTCACCCGCACCATGTCCAAGGCCTTCGGTTTCGCCGGTGGCCGGCTCGGCTACCTGGCGGCGTCCCCGGCCGTGGTCGACGCCTGTCGGATCGTCCGCCTGCCGTACCACCTGTCGGCGCTGAGCCAGCTCGCCGCCCGGGTGGCGCTGCGGCACACCGATGCGTTGCTGGAGAAGGTGGATGCGCTGCGTAGCGAGCGTGACCGGCTCACCGACTGGCTGCGCGGCCGGGGGTACGAGGTCGCCGAGAGCGATGCCAACTTCGTCTACTTCGGTACCTTCGACGACCGGCATGCGGTGTTCTCCGGCCTGCTGGAGCGCGGGGTGCTGATCCGGGAGACCGGTCCGGACCGATGGTTGCGGGTCTCGGCGGGTACGGCTGAGGAAATGGCCGGTTTCCGGCAGGCTATGGACTCGGTGGCGCGTGACCTCGGTCTGCCGCAGGCCGTCGCCGCCGACCAGACGAACGCCCAGGAGGCCTCCCGATGA